One window of Leptotrichia sp. oral taxon 498 genomic DNA carries:
- a CDS encoding FAD:protein FMN transferase — MDYKKIIIDKKNLKVKIDKNQEIITGSFIKAYAIDKAIQKMKELKIDDAIINAGGSSIVAINGWGIIVENPEPEKKLLKNDDGKILKITKEKYEGNDEYNDLFEIEIKDLTYSTSNQVNTFLEIDGEKYGHIISPKTGFPAKNKQIGIITENAFFGDMISTGLYNQTPKNFHEIIKKLSKEIKIEGYLIDENGEIHYTDRFLEYVK; from the coding sequence GTGGATTATAAAAAAATTATTATCGATAAAAAAAATTTAAAAGTAAAAATTGATAAAAATCAAGAAATTATAACAGGTTCTTTTATAAAAGCATATGCGATTGATAAAGCTATTCAAAAAATGAAAGAACTTAAAATTGACGACGCCATAATTAATGCTGGTGGAAGCAGTATTGTGGCTATTAACGGATGGGGAATTATTGTAGAAAATCCTGAACCTGAGAAAAAATTGTTAAAAAATGATGATGGAAAAATTTTGAAAATTACAAAAGAAAAGTATGAAGGAAATGACGAATATAATGATTTATTTGAGATAGAAATAAAAGACTTAACATATTCTACTTCAAATCAGGTAAATACATTTTTGGAAATTGATGGTGAAAAATATGGTCACATAATCAGTCCCAAAACAGGATTTCCTGCAAAAAACAAACAGATTGGAATCATTACTGAAAATGCTTTTTTTGGAGATATGATTTCAACTGGACTTTATAATCAAACTCCTAAAAATTTTCATGAAATAATAAAAAAACTTTCAAAAGAAATAAAAATTGAAGGATATTTGATTGATGAAAATGGGGAAATACATTATACTGACAGATTTTTAGAATATGTTAAATAA
- the rsxC gene encoding electron transport complex subunit RsxC, with protein MSKDIMKIESMKNMTKVLEIEKLQDPKIFHIYLAQHIGQISKETVKVGDFVKRYEKIGEMQGNISSPVHSPVSGQVIDIKEMILPNKKMAKTIVIKNDFKNEEIGKEKREISELENYKKEEIIEIIKNSGIVGEGGAQFPTYVKYDIKNKKVKTFIINGAECEPYLTSDYSVIKSFANELIKGIKIVKYLINPKNIVIGIEKENLELKQILKKAILEEKIKIKIKILPTSYPQGSELQLIASVTGKKIKKGELPINKGVVVSNVSTVKSVYDAFFKGAPLVERIVTVSGENLEKIGNYLIKIGTPLEYIIKILEPNENSKIIFGGPMMGQEIFDKSTATIKGTSGILFLKNEGEIERNNCISCGYCVEVCPMNLMPFEFAEFYEKKEYKMMAKANIMNCIECGACEYACPSRVPLIESIKNGKENLMKMEVNK; from the coding sequence ATGAGTAAAGATATAATGAAAATTGAGTCAATGAAAAATATGACAAAAGTTTTGGAAATAGAAAAATTGCAAGATCCAAAAATTTTTCATATTTATTTGGCACAGCATATCGGACAAATTTCAAAAGAAACAGTAAAAGTTGGAGATTTTGTAAAAAGATATGAAAAAATTGGGGAAATGCAAGGAAATATTTCTTCACCTGTTCACTCGCCTGTGTCTGGTCAAGTTATTGATATAAAAGAAATGATTTTGCCAAATAAAAAAATGGCTAAAACTATTGTTATAAAAAATGATTTTAAAAATGAAGAAATTGGAAAAGAAAAAAGAGAAATTTCAGAGTTAGAAAATTATAAAAAAGAAGAAATTATTGAAATTATTAAAAATAGTGGAATTGTTGGAGAAGGTGGAGCGCAGTTTCCAACTTACGTCAAATATGACATAAAAAATAAAAAAGTTAAAACTTTTATTATAAACGGCGCAGAATGTGAGCCTTACTTGACTTCGGATTACTCCGTTATTAAAAGTTTTGCAAATGAATTAATAAAGGGTATAAAAATTGTAAAATATCTCATCAATCCTAAAAATATCGTGATTGGGATTGAAAAAGAAAATCTGGAATTGAAGCAAATTTTAAAAAAAGCGATTTTGGAAGAAAAGATAAAGATTAAAATAAAAATACTTCCAACTTCATATCCACAAGGGAGCGAATTACAACTTATTGCATCAGTTACTGGGAAAAAAATAAAAAAAGGAGAGCTTCCCATAAATAAAGGCGTTGTGGTAAGCAACGTAAGCACCGTAAAATCAGTTTACGATGCCTTTTTCAAAGGAGCTCCGCTAGTTGAAAGAATTGTCACTGTTTCAGGGGAAAATCTAGAAAAAATTGGAAATTATTTGATAAAAATAGGAACACCGCTTGAGTACATAATTAAAATATTGGAGCCGAATGAAAACTCAAAAATCATTTTTGGCGGACCTATGATGGGGCAGGAAATATTTGATAAGTCAACGGCAACTATAAAGGGAACCTCAGGAATTTTGTTTTTAAAAAATGAAGGAGAAATTGAGAGAAACAACTGTATTTCATGTGGATATTGTGTTGAAGTCTGTCCGATGAATTTAATGCCTTTTGAATTCGCTGAATTTTACGAAAAAAAAGAATATAAAATGATGGCAAAAGCTAATATAATGAATTGTATTGAGTGCGGTGCCTGCGAATATGCGTGTCCATCGAGGGTACCTTTGATTGAGAGTATAAAAAATGGAAAAGAAAATTTAATGAAAATGGAGGTAAATAAATAA
- a CDS encoding RnfABCDGE type electron transport complex subunit D — protein sequence MELKNSYTPYIRTRDDIKAVMFDVILALTPAILLSLLVYGLSSFLIIVICVLSAVLTEIVFSKIFFNEITSIKNLSAIVTGILLAFILAPYTPIYVAAFGAAMAIIFGKLIFGGIGKNRLNPAVVGREFMTVFFPLVMTSPAIWSGNSLNISELKIFSFINNNDFTNYLDKMLLNPTGALGEASVLALIVGGIYLLIKNRISWHIPVALFSTVFIVSLFIKEIEISMGGLMLTGIFMATDMPTSPTYSFGKFYYGMMMGLTMAIFWKLGIQFETLSYSIIVLNIFSKMINKVFRPVVFGYKLNLIKKIFEVLKISVLILLFDVLWAFLHRFELIPYIVFIYIFVISIKLIASKKIK from the coding sequence ATGGAGTTAAAAAATAGTTACACGCCTTATATAAGAACAAGAGATGATATAAAAGCTGTAATGTTTGACGTAATTTTAGCTCTTACACCGGCAATATTACTCTCACTTTTAGTTTATGGATTATCTTCATTTTTAATCATCGTAATTTGCGTTTTGTCAGCAGTTTTGACAGAAATTGTTTTTTCAAAAATATTTTTTAACGAAATAACTAGCATAAAAAATTTGTCAGCTATAGTTACGGGAATTTTACTGGCATTTATATTGGCACCATACACTCCAATTTATGTAGCTGCATTTGGCGCTGCAATGGCGATAATTTTCGGAAAATTAATTTTCGGCGGAATTGGAAAAAATAGATTAAATCCCGCTGTTGTAGGAAGAGAGTTTATGACGGTATTTTTTCCGCTTGTTATGACTTCACCTGCGATATGGTCTGGAAATTCACTAAATATTTCAGAATTAAAAATATTTTCTTTTATAAATAACAACGATTTTACAAATTATTTGGATAAAATGCTGCTAAATCCAACGGGTGCGTTGGGAGAAGCCTCAGTTTTAGCACTTATTGTGGGGGGAATTTATTTACTTATAAAAAATAGAATTTCTTGGCACATTCCAGTAGCTTTATTCTCTACAGTTTTTATAGTTTCACTTTTTATAAAAGAGATTGAAATTTCAATGGGAGGTCTTATGCTCACAGGAATTTTTATGGCGACAGATATGCCTACAAGTCCAACATATTCTTTTGGGAAATTTTATTACGGAATGATGATGGGACTGACAATGGCTATATTTTGGAAACTTGGTATTCAGTTTGAAACATTGTCATATTCAATAATTGTTTTAAATATCTTTTCAAAAATGATTAACAAAGTTTTTAGACCTGTAGTTTTTGGTTACAAATTAAATTTAATAAAAAAAATATTTGAAGTTTTAAAAATTTCAGTATTAATATTACTTTTTGATGTGTTATGGGCGTTTTTACATAGATTTGAGTTAATTCCTTACATCGTGTTTATTTATATTTTTGTAATATCTATAAAACTTATCGCTTCAAAAAAAATAAAATAA
- a CDS encoding dihydroorotate oxidase, which produces MTSTKTKIANFEFDNCIMNAAGVLCYDKDELTKILNSAAGTFVTKTATLEPREGNPEPRYHDTRLGSINSMGLPNLGFDYYLDYLLELKKTHPKRTFFFSLVGMSQNDTHTLLRKVQESNFDGITELNLSCPNVPGKPQIAYDLETTEKLLTDIFSYFKKPLGIKLPPYFDLVHFDQAAAVFNKFPLSFVNCVNSIGNGIIIEDEKVVIKPKNGFGGIGGEYVKPTALANVHAFYQRLKPSIQIIGTGGILSGRDAFEHILCGASMVQIGTTLHKEGVSAFSRITSELKEIMEKKGYKSIEEFKGKLKYL; this is translated from the coding sequence ATGACTTCTACAAAGACAAAAATTGCGAATTTTGAATTTGACAACTGCATTATGAATGCGGCAGGAGTTTTGTGCTATGACAAAGATGAACTGACGAAAATATTAAATTCTGCAGCTGGAACATTTGTTACAAAGACAGCGACTCTAGAACCAAGAGAGGGAAATCCAGAACCTCGATACCATGACACAAGGTTGGGAAGTATTAATTCAATGGGTCTTCCTAATTTGGGATTTGACTACTACCTTGACTATTTATTAGAATTAAAGAAAACTCATCCCAAAAGAACCTTTTTCTTTTCACTTGTGGGAATGTCGCAAAATGACACTCACACATTGTTAAGAAAAGTGCAAGAAAGTAATTTTGACGGAATAACAGAACTTAACCTGTCGTGTCCAAATGTGCCAGGAAAACCGCAGATAGCTTACGATTTGGAAACAACTGAAAAACTATTGACAGACATTTTTTCATATTTTAAGAAGCCACTTGGAATAAAATTGCCGCCATATTTTGATTTAGTTCATTTTGACCAAGCAGCAGCTGTTTTTAACAAATTTCCACTATCTTTTGTAAACTGTGTGAACAGCATTGGAAATGGAATTATAATCGAAGATGAGAAGGTGGTTATAAAACCTAAAAATGGATTTGGAGGAATTGGTGGAGAATATGTAAAACCAACCGCTCTTGCAAATGTTCATGCTTTTTATCAAAGATTAAAGCCAAGTATTCAGATTATTGGAACTGGGGGAATTTTATCAGGAAGAGATGCATTTGAACATATTCTATGTGGTGCAAGTATGGTTCAAATTGGGACAACTTTACATAAAGAAGGAGTAAGTGCATTTTCAAGAATTACAAGTGAATTAAAAGAAATTATGGAAAAAAAAGGATACAAAAGTATCGAAGAATTTAAAGGAAAACTAAAATATTTATAA
- a CDS encoding tetratricopeptide repeat protein yields the protein MEGINLENLDNNDLGRFFEEGKRYFEKGDFVLAEKYLKKATKSGNREAFLLLFDIFLKDDRTNIAEKYLKPLADGGDFEFQNKLGEVYRKKANFELAEYYFKLAIGNGNKKAHYNLGKLYYEYKKNNLATENLKIAADQEQDQQAQVLLAKIYKDLGQIDLAQQYFSAAKDNAKAYYYLGNLYEEKNELTLAENNWKIAADEYDDKKAQKKLVDYYKDNLTLRKHYLSLLADKNNLDAFVKLGDIFTQEKNYGLAFSNYNNFFNATSHLKEKPTFYMDRIDKEKLKFNYGKSCVSLGKFDIAEECFKENKYLCENENIIEVAKLYESANQFKNAIEYYKLALHIQ from the coding sequence ATGGAAGGGATTAATTTGGAAAATTTAGATAATAATGATTTGGGACGTTTTTTTGAAGAAGGAAAAAGATACTTTGAAAAAGGGGATTTTGTTTTAGCTGAAAAATATTTAAAAAAGGCGACAAAATCTGGGAATAGAGAAGCATTTTTATTGCTTTTTGACATATTCTTAAAAGATGATAGAACTAACATTGCAGAAAAATATTTAAAACCTCTTGCTGATGGAGGAGATTTTGAGTTTCAAAATAAACTGGGTGAAGTTTATAGAAAAAAAGCGAATTTTGAACTCGCAGAATATTATTTTAAATTAGCAATTGGAAATGGGAATAAAAAAGCGCATTACAATTTGGGAAAACTTTATTATGAATACAAAAAAAATAATTTGGCGACAGAAAATTTAAAAATTGCAGCGGATCAGGAACAGGATCAGCAAGCGCAAGTTTTACTTGCCAAAATTTACAAGGATTTAGGACAAATTGACCTGGCACAGCAATATTTCAGTGCTGCGAAAGACAACGCAAAAGCTTATTATTATTTAGGAAACTTATATGAAGAAAAAAATGAACTGACTCTAGCTGAAAACAATTGGAAAATTGCAGCTGATGAATATGATGATAAAAAAGCACAAAAAAAATTAGTTGACTACTACAAAGATAATTTAACATTAAGAAAACATTATTTATCGCTACTTGCCGACAAAAATAATTTAGATGCATTTGTAAAATTGGGAGATATTTTTACGCAAGAAAAAAATTATGGACTTGCATTTTCAAACTACAATAACTTTTTTAATGCAACATCCCATCTAAAAGAAAAACCTACATTTTATATGGACAGAATTGATAAAGAAAAATTAAAATTCAATTACGGTAAAAGCTGTGTTTCACTTGGGAAATTTGACATTGCTGAAGAATGTTTCAAAGAAAACAAATATCTGTGTGAAAATGAAAATATTATCGAAGTGGCAAAATTATATGAATCAGCGAATCAATTTAAAAATGCTATTGAATACTATAAATTAGCGCTTCACATTCAATAA
- a CDS encoding recombinase family protein, whose translation MKAIIYARVSTEIQEEGRSLEFQIRKCEDFCKMSGYKLKEVIQDVESGGNDNREGFLKLQQEIKKKSFDVLVVYESSRISRITLTMLNFVLELQKSNIKFVSISQSEINTTTPTGMLFFQIFAVLADYERKQISMRVKSNKWARAKAGIWQGGTIPIGYKKDEHNNITIDPETSEDVISIFNTYLNTKSLSETANIFNKNISSVKWILQNEFYIGNLMYGRKENNINTGEVKINKKITIFKGNHKALISEEVFREVQRQMLFKQRVIRKEGKFLFTGILECTCGGKMFKNGVNYRCDKCKKAISMNKAEKFIIHKLLNLKELEFLNEKPNLEKYTKDRENIDKQIKKIDKERTKYLELFAKELINEFELNDKLEELKNRKRIFEDSLNDIDRIIKDKTISEEKMDNIKILKEVLENMDETDRYNLFLMFRMLIKKVKIKKYQPLEVLILLN comes from the coding sequence ATGAAAGCAATTATATATGCAAGAGTTAGTACAGAAATTCAGGAAGAGGGGCGTTCACTTGAGTTTCAGATAAGAAAATGTGAAGATTTTTGTAAAATGAGCGGTTATAAGCTCAAGGAAGTTATACAGGATGTGGAGAGCGGAGGCAACGATAATCGTGAAGGCTTTCTTAAACTACAGCAAGAAATCAAAAAGAAATCGTTTGATGTGCTTGTAGTTTATGAGAGCTCCCGTATCTCTCGTATAACTTTAACTATGTTAAATTTTGTTTTAGAGCTGCAAAAAAGCAATATAAAATTTGTATCCATTTCACAGTCTGAAATAAATACAACAACCCCTACTGGTATGCTGTTCTTTCAAATATTCGCTGTATTGGCAGATTACGAAAGAAAGCAAATATCAATGAGAGTGAAATCAAACAAATGGGCTAGAGCCAAAGCCGGAATATGGCAAGGCGGAACTATTCCGATTGGTTATAAAAAAGATGAACACAACAATATTACAATAGATCCTGAAACTTCTGAAGATGTTATAAGCATTTTTAACACATACTTAAATACTAAAAGTCTATCTGAAACAGCAAATATTTTCAACAAAAACATTTCATCTGTCAAATGGATTTTGCAAAATGAATTTTATATTGGAAATCTGATGTACGGAAGAAAAGAAAATAATATTAATACTGGAGAAGTGAAAATAAACAAAAAAATAACGATATTTAAAGGAAATCACAAAGCATTAATAAGTGAAGAAGTTTTTAGGGAAGTACAACGTCAAATGTTATTTAAACAACGTGTAATACGTAAAGAAGGAAAGTTTTTATTCACAGGTATATTAGAGTGTACCTGTGGCGGTAAAATGTTCAAAAATGGTGTTAATTATAGATGTGACAAATGTAAAAAAGCAATATCTATGAATAAGGCTGAAAAGTTTATAATACATAAATTATTAAACTTAAAAGAATTAGAGTTTTTGAATGAAAAACCTAATTTAGAAAAATATACAAAAGATAGAGAGAATATAGATAAACAAATTAAAAAAATAGATAAAGAAAGAACTAAATATTTAGAATTATTTGCAAAAGAATTGATAAATGAATTTGAATTAAATGATAAACTTGAGGAACTCAAAAATAGAAAACGAATATTTGAAGATTCCTTAAATGATATTGATAGAATAATAAAAGACAAGACAATAAGCGAAGAAAAAATGGACAATATAAAAATTTTAAAAGAAGTGCTTGAAAATATGGACGAAACAGACAGGTATAATTTATTTTTGATGTTCAGAATGTTGATAAAAAAGGTAAAAATAAAAAAATATCAACCTTTAGAAGTGCTGATATTACTAAACTAA
- a CDS encoding YopX family protein, protein MSKEIKFRAWLKEDKKMENVKTMDFTDKTIRCLKKNEFINAYLLRRVSFDDVELMQYTGLKDKNSKEIYEGDIVLVKPGGISTWYKTVVKFKEGAFIASLIDGENYIYIFNRGFDSNDFEILGNIYENLELLEENK, encoded by the coding sequence ATGAGTAAAGAAATAAAATTCAGAGCTTGGCTTAAAGAAGACAAGAAAATGGAAAATGTCAAAACAATGGATTTTACAGATAAAACTATACGATGTTTAAAAAAGAATGAATTTATTAATGCATATCTTTTAAGAAGAGTGAGCTTTGATGATGTTGAGTTAATGCAATATACAGGATTAAAAGACAAAAACAGCAAAGAAATTTATGAGGGGGATATTGTATTAGTTAAACCAGGCGGGATATCAACTTGGTATAAAACAGTTGTTAAATTCAAAGAGGGAGCTTTTATTGCTAGTTTAATTGACGGAGAGAATTATATTTATATTTTCAATCGTGGATTTGACAGTAATGATTTTGAAATTTTAGGAAATATTTATGAAAATCTTGAATTATTGGAGGAGAACAAATGA
- a CDS encoding siphovirus Gp157 family protein: MSNLNLIKYELKEINNIANFLDSENNELDEKTINDTKESIELLLEEKSEQLELILKELEAKEEKCKEIADFYSKKAKYANEKKKMFKELILGAMQKLDTKKIETATGTFTIRNNMPSLIIEDENLIPQKFITHISSIKIEKNEIKKEIKNGVEIPGVHLETTQSLLVK; this comes from the coding sequence ATGAGCAATTTAAATTTAATAAAATACGAGTTAAAAGAAATAAATAATATTGCAAATTTTTTAGACAGCGAAAATAACGAATTAGACGAAAAAACAATAAATGACACAAAAGAAAGTATAGAATTGCTTTTAGAAGAAAAATCGGAGCAGTTAGAGCTGATATTAAAAGAACTTGAAGCAAAAGAAGAAAAGTGCAAAGAAATTGCTGATTTTTATTCTAAAAAAGCAAAATATGCAAACGAAAAGAAAAAAATGTTCAAGGAATTAATCCTTGGAGCGATGCAAAAACTTGACACTAAGAAAATAGAAACTGCAACAGGAACATTCACAATTAGAAATAACATGCCATCACTAATTATTGAAGATGAAAATTTAATTCCGCAAAAATTTATAACGCATATTAGTTCTATAAAAATTGAAAAAAACGAAATAAAAAAAGAAATTAAAAATGGGGTAGAAATTCCAGGAGTGCATTTAGAAACAACTCAAAGTTTATTGGTAAAATAA
- a CDS encoding single-stranded DNA-binding protein — protein sequence MNNAILIGRMTKDPELNYTSGSKAFIRFNIAVNRIGEGTDFINCVAWEKTAKTIAEYFKKGQRILVQGSIRTGSYEKNGQTIYTTDILVSRFEFVESNNKSSSNKNYDNDAKFDSDDNDDDEDFPF from the coding sequence ATGAACAACGCAATTTTGATTGGTCGGATGACGAAAGACCCTGAATTGAATTACACTTCGGGAAGTAAAGCATTTATAAGATTTAACATTGCAGTAAACAGAATCGGAGAAGGAACTGATTTTATAAACTGTGTCGCTTGGGAGAAAACAGCTAAAACAATAGCTGAGTATTTCAAAAAAGGTCAAAGAATTTTAGTTCAAGGAAGTATTAGAACAGGAAGTTATGAAAAAAATGGTCAAACTATTTACACAACTGATATTTTAGTAAGCCGATTTGAATTCGTTGAAAGCAACAATAAAAGTAGCAGTAATAAAAACTATGATAATGACGCTAAATTTGATAGTGATGACAATGATGATGACGAGGATTTCCCATTTTAA
- a CDS encoding ERF family protein: MNIYEKIQQARIELQEMNLKKSGFNKFANFKYYDLKDFLPEVNTLFNKLKLFSKFDLLEEKATLTIINAEKIDELVVFESPKAEITLKGQNALQMIGSTHTYLKRYCYLNALEIIEDDEVNATIDKDKKQHTKKAATDEEKRKNMEDYIAKHTQKYHQLIDNFLEINKAESIKDLTDEEVSNLARGILKREKGEK; this comes from the coding sequence ATGAATATTTACGAAAAAATACAACAGGCAAGAATTGAATTACAAGAGATGAATTTAAAAAAAAGTGGATTTAATAAATTTGCTAATTTTAAATATTATGATTTAAAAGATTTTTTACCAGAAGTAAATACTCTCTTTAACAAATTAAAACTTTTTTCAAAATTTGATTTGTTAGAAGAAAAGGCAACTTTAACTATAATTAATGCTGAAAAAATAGACGAACTTGTGGTTTTTGAATCACCTAAAGCGGAAATAACATTGAAAGGACAAAATGCTTTGCAAATGATAGGCTCGACACACACATACTTAAAAAGATATTGCTATTTAAATGCTTTAGAAATCATTGAAGATGATGAAGTAAATGCAACAATTGACAAAGATAAGAAACAACATACAAAAAAAGCCGCTACTGATGAGGAAAAAAGAAAAAATATGGAAGACTACATAGCAAAACATACTCAAAAATATCACCAACTAATAGATAATTTTTTGGAAATAAATAAAGCCGAATCAATAAAAGATTTAACTGATGAAGAAGTGAGCAACTTAGCACGTGGAATATTAAAAAGAGAAAAAGGAGAAAAATAA
- a CDS encoding helix-turn-helix domain-containing protein, with amino-acid sequence MSYQIEKFLTEFLNKKNMTLTEFSKKMEVTHVYVSNIKNGKKTASKKFVENLIRKFPECAKKEEELIAMLEKDKKIEKLKKLEKQRRETIGKSEELDRISRLNKRERVQLDEVMNSAAYFFNDNSVSDEDKKKLYDSLQELFFDAKIKNKRK; translated from the coding sequence ATGAGTTATCAAATAGAAAAATTTTTGACAGAATTTTTGAATAAGAAAAATATGACTTTAACAGAATTTTCAAAAAAAATGGAAGTTACACATGTTTATGTATCCAACATAAAAAACGGTAAAAAAACAGCTTCCAAGAAATTTGTTGAAAACTTAATAAGGAAATTTCCAGAGTGTGCAAAAAAAGAAGAAGAATTAATAGCTATGTTAGAAAAAGATAAAAAAATTGAAAAATTAAAAAAATTAGAAAAACAAAGAAGGGAAACAATTGGCAAAAGCGAAGAACTTGACAGGATTTCAAGATTAAACAAGAGGGAGAGAGTACAACTAGATGAAGTTATGAATAGTGCAGCCTACTTTTTTAACGATAACAGTGTAAGCGACGAGGATAAGAAAAAATTATACGATAGTTTACAAGAACTTTTTTTTGATGCTAAAATAAAAAATAAGAGAAAATAG
- a CDS encoding ImmA/IrrE family metallo-endopeptidase, producing MRKCRNMKLRVKNLVEKYNTSNPYILCEKLNIEIRYFYYESIKGFFRRILKRKYIVINEKLDEYSQLVVLCHELGHAIYHSSKNKLLLKNNFLCYTPELESEANEFAVELMKYQEEISYEVARNCDLGLQVLEEMKRYVKY from the coding sequence ATGAGAAAATGTAGAAATATGAAACTCAGAGTAAAAAATTTGGTAGAGAAATATAATACTAGTAATCCGTATATATTATGTGAAAAACTAAACATCGAAATAAGATACTTTTATTACGAAAGCATAAAAGGTTTTTTTAGACGAATATTAAAAAGAAAATACATTGTTATAAATGAAAAACTGGATGAATATTCGCAGTTAGTTGTACTATGCCACGAATTAGGACATGCGATTTATCACAGTTCAAAAAACAAACTTCTTTTGAAAAATAATTTTCTGTGTTATACTCCAGAGTTAGAAAGCGAAGCAAATGAATTTGCTGTAGAATTGATGAAGTATCAAGAAGAAATTAGTTATGAAGTTGCTAGAAATTGTGATTTAGGATTGCAAGTATTAGAAGAAATGAAAAGATATGTAAAATATTAA
- a CDS encoding helix-turn-helix domain-containing protein, with product MKIGIFFKEYRKKHKYTLQQMSEKIKYSTSQISLVERTNKASKRFIENFLKKVKLTQNEKKRLEKELIRIKKAPVKASNNFIIEKEFLKTEEKDTRFLEALDYDYVRRNEVIFAIKDIIEYNNLKMAKVDILTTWDEKDKNKLKKMIKKLIENYKEHIKKLESYTTEEAVIILEEE from the coding sequence ATGAAAATAGGAATTTTTTTTAAGGAATATAGGAAAAAACACAAATATACATTACAACAAATGAGTGAAAAAATAAAATATAGTACAAGCCAAATAAGTTTGGTTGAAAGAACAAACAAAGCGTCAAAAAGATTTATTGAAAATTTTTTAAAAAAGGTTAAATTAACGCAGAACGAGAAAAAAAGACTGGAGAAGGAATTAATACGAATAAAAAAAGCACCTGTTAAAGCTTCTAACAATTTTATTATTGAGAAAGAATTTTTAAAAACGGAAGAAAAAGATACAAGATTTTTAGAAGCATTGGATTATGATTATGTTCGTAGAAATGAAGTAATTTTTGCCATAAAAGATATTATAGAGTACAATAATCTTAAAATGGCGAAAGTTGATATTTTAACAACATGGGATGAAAAAGATAAAAATAAATTAAAAAAAATGATAAAAAAATTAATTGAAAATTATAAAGAACATATAAAAAAATTGGAAAGTTATACAACAGAAGAAGCGGTAATTATTTTAGAGGAGGAATGA
- a CDS encoding helix-turn-helix domain-containing protein → MTMSEYHKNVYANIEFARNRKGLSKGELANKIGISKSALSFVLNRLKNGKTINTKTLEKWAVALNVPFSFFFEVKCN, encoded by the coding sequence ATGACAATGAGCGAATATCATAAAAATGTTTATGCAAATATAGAATTTGCAAGGAATCGAAAAGGTTTAAGCAAAGGAGAGTTAGCTAATAAAATTGGAATATCAAAGTCAGCGTTATCTTTTGTTTTGAATAGATTAAAAAACGGAAAAACTATAAATACTAAAACTCTTGAAAAGTGGGCAGTTGCTTTAAATGTACCTTTCTCATTTTTTTTTGAAGTTAAATGTAACTAA